A part of Bombus huntii isolate Logan2020A chromosome 16, iyBomHunt1.1, whole genome shotgun sequence genomic DNA contains:
- the LOC126874319 gene encoding uncharacterized protein LOC126874319, whose amino-acid sequence MGHSKFKTNEHALIKLFGKTLEFFVVEDNFPIIEDGILGKRRTSKTSSVKNSLPGRKTDNDMLYQWWSTLLFAGIVSAQINITPLEGNSVFVENIGKGYLYSDTANVIVGLDTSDIYEQISTIESYKLTIDSRAISKEYAEKLDGLQNRINNLKQLAKHLKALTHTRSTRGLFNIIGSVSKSLFGTLDDDDLTLINENMNKLFDDNNKIKTIIANQTALIRKIVNSENLNHLERSHSDILKFQQQANIDRSMLKMIMKVDTAMQTLHFQLDEILNVMILGKQGIISPQILDPNEFIENYAKAIGSQMYNTAISAKTEHFQFILDISDLKIFTIDDKIFFKIIVPLVSNTEWNILQVYPIPSKRNGVFLAPVVEHQIYLTSGLSFINADIEYFNKLCKNRAGTTICKQTLPIHDRNSRTDCRSEIINFKPHIEHCQITVLKIEDISFIPLKTSNCYIAIPANPIEIDTICQTKHTLQKLDKPSIIRANTSCDILYKDEHMRIGETKNEVIYEIKTKTLALKTNDSFTHLLDKLERAPKIIDNLQGYKTKIDKIGDEIETLNFEHRIKNIQYWGLTTLQILGYIALGILGIYGLNKIGVFKCIKKCIPNKLCINLFCCRNETVINSHNATAPPVPLTLGSTPNIYIPTNTYHSDEEEESAVIFKPRQVRFHKNLLKKT is encoded by the coding sequence gtcGACGCTCCTCTTTGCCGGAATAGTATCcgcgcaaataaatattacaccaTTAGAAGGAAACTCTGTATTCGTAGAAAACATAGGAAAAGGATATTTGTACAGCGATACTGCCAATGTTATAGTAGGATTAGACACTAGCGACATATACGAGCAGATCAGCACAATAgaatcatataaattaacaatagaCTCACGTGCAATCAGCAAAGAATACGCTGAAAAGTTAGACGGATTACAAAATCGTATCAATAACCTAAAACAACTCGCAAAACACTTGAAAGCGTTAACACATACCAGAAGTACACGAGGTTTATTCAACATCATAGGTTCCGTATCGAAAAGTCTGTTCGGAACTCTCGACGATGACGATCTTACGCTCATAAACGAGAATATGAACAAACTATTCGATgacaataataaaatcaagaccATAATAGCTAATCAAACAgcacttattagaaaaattgtaaactcaGAAAACCTAAACCACTTAGAGAGATCACATagtgatatattaaaatttcaacagCAGGCAAATATCGATAGATCTATGCTTAAGATGATCATGAAAGTCGACACCGCGATGCAAACTTTACACTTCCAATTAGATGAAATACTTAACGTCATGATATTAGGCAAACAAGGAATAATTAGTCCACAAATACTTGACCCCAAtgaattcatagaaaattacgCCAAGGCAATAGGTAGCCAGATGTACAACACCGCGATTTCTGCCAAAACcgaacattttcaattcatacTCGACATCAGTGATCTTAAAATCTTCACAATAgatgacaaaatatttttcaaaatcatagTACCTTTAGTCTCTAACACAGAATGGAacatattacaagtatatcctATCCCGAGTAAAAGAAATGGAGTATTTTTGGCTCCAGTAGTCGAACATCAGATATATTTAACTTCAGgtctttcatttataaacgctgatatcgagtatttcaacaaactttgTAAGAATCGAGCCGGAACCACTATATGCAAACAAACACTACCAATCCATGACAGAAATTCAAGAACCGATTGTCGcagcgaaataataaatttcaaaccacACATTGAACattgtcaaataactgtacttAAGATTGAAGACATTAGCTTTATACCGCTCAAAACTAGCAACTGTTACATTGCGATACCAGCAAATCCGATAGAAATAGACACAATTTGCCAAACGAAACATACCTTACAAAAACTTGACAAGCCTTCCATCATAAGAGCTAACACTTCTTGCGATATATTGTACAAAGACGAACACATGCGTATAGgcgaaacaaaaaacgaaGTCATATACGAAATCAAAACAAAAACCCTAGCGCtcaaaacaaacgatagttTCACTCATCTATTAGATAAACTCGAGCGAGCAccgaaaataatagataatttacaAGGCTATAAAACAAAGATCGATAAAATAGGCGACGAGATAGAAACTCTTAATTTCGAacacagaattaaaaatatacagtattgGGGACTAACCACGCTCCAGATATTAGGGTACATAGCATTAGGCATACTAGgtatatatggattaaacaaaatagGGGTATTCAAATGCATCAAGAAATGTATACCGAACAAATtatgtatcaatttattttgctgcCGAAATGAAACTGTAATCAACAGCCACAATGCGACAGCCCCACCAGTACCACTCACCCTGGGCTCAACACCCAACATCTATATTCCAACCAACACATACCACTCAGATGAAGAGGAGGAATCAGCTGTAATTTTCAAGCCACGTCAAGTCCGATTCCACAAAAATCTTCTGAAGAAAACTTGA